The region TTTTTTTACAACAAAgttttgtcaaaaatataattagatggGTTTATCACTTTAAACTCAAGTagacaaaaaataatatcatatctATGAAATCCTTCTTTTCCCCTTACTGCATACTTTGTCATTTAttcactaaataaaaaaaaatttcaacataaaacatttacaatgaaTCTCAAACCAGCAATTACTAAAGAAACTCAactaataaattgaaaaaatggaCCTTTTGTTGAAGATTTTAATGATTCACAAGCTTCGAAAAACAAAGGTGAAGAAGAAACTACTGGTCACTAGAAAGCTAAGCTAAAGAAGGAGAAAATGCAGAGGATTTTGGACACATCCTTTGGagagtagaaaaaaaaaggaaaaaagattgAAGCAACATCTTGAGTGTAGAAAGAGGAAAAGAtctattgagattttttttaccaaaaccaacaagacatgaagaacaaaggCAACACAAAAGGGAAAAGGTGTTGAACCCGGTTGACACCAaaatatcagaaaaaaaaaaaagcataaactttggattttctttcttctcaacTTTGAGGCACATCTCATACCATTTGAAGGTGAACCTCAACTTTCTCTCACCCCTTTTGAACTCTCAAATCACTCATATGTTAGCCAGGCAAGAGATTTGAGAATTCAGGACTTTGTTTTATAATCAATTTAgccataaataaaaatcttgcaTCTCCACCCCTAGCTGGATTTGGGTTTGCTATAGGAAATCCAAATCCCTTCCAATAATTAAACGATTTGACAATGAGCCTTCTCCTATCTTTTGCCAATACAGTTAGCCTGAACTACAGAAAAGAATTCAAGAGCAGTAGGGCAGCCAATTCACTCCACAATTCACGAGACTTCGCTTAAAACTATATCCATTTATTAAGGTCCTACAAACAGGTCAACATGTGAAACTAAGAGATATAAAATTCTGCTCAATAATAAACATAGAACAGCAGTAGATGAACACATCATGTgccaccgtagcacagcatgtACATAcatttattatgtatttatcacacttttcaaaaattttatacatgTCCCAATCTTACAGTGAGACATTATCCTCCACACTTTCTATTATGTACTTCTCTCATTGAGTCATCTATGGTAAAAActcaattccttttttttaggTATTAATTCCTCCTTGGTGTGCGTAGGTGACACAGTCTAGTACCCTGACTGAATATATATCCACCCTTTTAACTTCACTCACATCACACATACTGCAACTCACTCTGCAAATTCCTTCTTCTCTTCCACAATGCAGGTACAGTCAAAGAAGTTCAGAGGTGTCAGGCAACGCCACTGGGGCTCTTGGGTGGCGGAGATAAGGCACCCTCTTATGTAAGTTTTAAGTTCAGAAAACTTTGATGCATTGTTCTGCCCTTCATTTTGTTTCACAGGTGGTAATGGCACTGTTCAGGAAGAGGAGAGTGTGGCTGGGCACGTTCGAGACAGCAGAGGACGCTGCACGAGCCTATGACGAGGCCGCCGTGATCATGAGTGGGCACAACGCAAAGACTAACTTCCCAGTGAGCGAGAGGTCGAGCAGGGCGCTGTCCGAGACGCTGAGCGAGAAGCTGCGGCGCTGCTGCAAGGCTCCAGCCCCTTCTCTTACTTGCTTGCGCCTTGACACTGATAAAGCTCACATTGGAGTTTGGCAGAAGCGTGCTGGCTCACGCGCTGGGTCCAATTGGGTCTTGAATGCGGAGCTTGGAAAGAAGGTTGTGTCTTCTTCGGCTGAGAAGACAACAACATCATCGCAAGATCATCAAGAAATGGACATTGCATTGCAGATGATTGAAGAACTGCTCACTGTTTCTTATGAACTCCCaattttcaaccaaaaataATTACTATTTCAATGGCTGCAATAGCAGATTCTAGGAAAGAGGAGGCTTCTGATATGAAAAgaagaatttattattttgttttaaggGTAATTAAGAAGCAACCACTCCACGGAACTGAGAAGGAATGCTTAGTAATGGCAGTGCACAAAAAAGGTGGTCCAGCTTCCTTGTTAGCTGTCATGCATCCATAATTACTATTTCTCATTGGAAGCCACTTTTCCATAGTACTAGAGAGAGTTTGGAAAGAAGTAAATAAAAGGAGGAACAAAGAGGTTACAGTAAATTTACGCTTTCGGCACAGCCTCTTTACAATGTATAGTAaactttttattcttgttcttcttttatgGATGAGATTCAATAGTAGTTGCACAAATTGAATGTGAGATTCATCAATAAATTCAAATCCTTGCTTATTTAGTTGGGTTGGTGGCAGGGTGTAGcatcaaataaaaaggaatgtGCATTTGCTTTCTGGTTATTAACCCAATTTATGTTTGTTATATTATGAAGGTTTTGGaaatttaatagaaattaaCATGCAATTAATCAACACACAAtcttattaaaatcaataaaagagTTAGAATGATTTAGGCTCGGATTAGGCATGCAAATGTACCTTCCTAACTCTCACACtctctagggttagggtttctcAATCTTTTTATAATGGGAGATCATCCAAAGATTTGAAAAAAACCATTGGAGAATGAACTATTGaagaaaaaagtaaattaacaattaacaatTTAAGCAAAGAATAAATCATGATCAACAATCTAAGGAAAAAATCAATACATAGAAGGAATAAATCAAGATCaataatacaagaaaagaattaattagcattgtcaatcaacaaaaaaaaaagatgattgaCTTCATGATTATCCTAGATTGGTGccaaaataaaagcaattaaaTTATGGAGATAACATGACTAAGTTTGGGTGTATGAGATGGGCTTGGATTAACCCATATTCAACATAAAGATGGTGGCAATTAGCGTctatattttgaaacaaaaaacataTGGATTTAAAGTGGCAGACCAGTGCCAAGAAAGCAACAAACATATGAATACATTGTTTAAGAAGGATGGTGGCAACCAGCTTCAAAAGTGGCAGACCAGTGCAAAGAAAGCAATATATGGTTACAATGCAACTCACAAATGTAGACCACAGGCAAATTCAGTCATCGATATACATAAAACcaataatcaaaatctaaatgcTGAATTTCCAAATGGTTTCCAATGTACAAGAGATACTTATATTCTTATTTCCAATTTATGAGAGAAAGATTATCTAATTAATCACTTGATTAGTTGATAATAAGAGACTAAATGAAAAACAGAGTTCCTTGGATTCAAAGACAAGTCGGTGGAGATGCCAACGGATATTCCTCTCCATAATCCTCTCACTATccgataaacaaataaaaaaaaaataatcagttAAGAAATAACTTTTACTAACAAAGTAAAACCAACATGAGAATATTCAAACAAGATGCCTTCAAACTTCAGAGAGCAGATGGACACCTTTTGATATTTTTGGATTAAATACGAAATATTCGGGCCTAGGGATGGGAACTAAAACAGGAATCCGAGGCACGTGTCTTTCTCGTGCTGGAGAAGGGGAATATAACCTCAGATATCCCTTTCCCTCTCTCATCACTCTTCTTCGCATATTCCACCAAGAATATTcgtttttccatttttttttctttccttttatttatttattttctttatatatttacttCCCATTCTCTTCATCTCCTCCTCCATCTCATCCCTAATTCCTCCATCACCATGAAGTTTGGGAAGAGTCTAAGTGCCCAGATTGAAGAGACATTGCCTGAATGGAGGGACAAGTTCCTCTCCTACAAGGAACTCAAGAAGCGGTTGAAACGTATCACCGTCGGTGACCAATCTCGGCCAGTGAAACGGCCGAAGCTTGGAGATGAGAACGAGCTGGCTGCCATTGCcacagaggaggaggagaactTCATAAAGCTCTTGGAAGCCGAACTGGAGAAATTCAATGGCTTCTTtgtggagaaggaggaggagtaCATCATCCGTCAAAAGGTTTCTCTTTTTTCCTCCATACCAACAGTTTGAGAATATTTCTTATATTTAGTTATTAAAATCTATAATTTTCATGCAGGAGTTGCAAGATATTGTGGCAAGGGTGGCAGGAAAGGAAACTAAAGAGGAGTTGATGAAGGTGAGGAAGGAGATTGTGGATTTGCATGGAGAGATGGTCTTACTTGAAAATTACAGTGCCCTGAATTACACCGGTATATCTAAATTTtctatgttgtttttatttttaatgcttgATGTTGTATTAattggttaattaattaaacaggGCTGGTGAAAATACTGAAGAAGTATGACAAAAGAACAGGGGCTCTAATCAGGCTGCCTTTCATTCAGAAAGTGTTGCAACAGCCATTCTTTACCACTGATTTGATTTATAAGCTTGTGAAAGAATGTGAGACTATGCTTGAACAGTTGTTTCCAAAGAATGAACCATGTGTATCTGGTGATGTTGATGGCGTTGTTGACACAGAGAAAGGATCTTCATCTTTGGGGAATGGTCAGGTTCCGGAATTGGAGGAAATTGAGATCATGGAGAGTATGTACATGAAGAGTACTGTGGCAGCATTGAGAGTTTTGAAGGAGATAAGAAGGGGGAGTTCAACTGTTAGTGTATTTTCTTTGCCTCCTCTGCAGAGTAGTgggttggagaaaagatgggataGTAATATTCCTATGCTGGAACAGATTGCCAAGTGATTCTTGAAGATACAGGTGGAACAAGATTCATACATACAGCATAGTTAATTTCTTGTTACGGTTTGTTTGGTGGATCTGGCAATATAtctatacttatattttttttagctttaCTGCCACTTGTTTTACAACTTATATCAATTCAGTTTGCTAACAAAGATTTACCGCGTCTTTCTTCCAATCCTCTCTGTTTTCATTGTGTTTGTGTAGTTGCCTATTCCTTtcaattctctgttttcatcatGTTTGTGTAGGTCTACTATAAGGAAAATGAGCGTATGAAAATGGAAAGAGACTTTTACCTGCCTTCCAGAGGCACTtagttttttttacatattaaagTTGTCAAACCCGACCTAGCCCAGCTCCCAAGCCTAGGTCAGCAATATTATCAAGGTTAACGGACCCGGTCTATACATTGATCTGGCCAAGCGCAAATTCATTCGATACTCAAAACAAATGCATACCaatcaaaatagtaaaaaatacataatcaaaccataaacataattatttaggtattcaaatataagtaatatgagttaaaatcaataaaattgaattaagaCTCAAATTAATGTCATTACCACTATCAAATGTTTACCCAAAATCTTTGCATTACCATCAACATAATCCAAAGTTTGCAAATTTATATCTTGTTGAATAACcacattatttaataaaaaaaaaagttctattagaaaaattatatttttataatttttttgacatgCAGATAGGGGTGACAATAATCTGTCCGGACCAGCcggcccggttttgtccggctcggaataaaaagggtttggacataaggtTTTGAAACGCGGATCGGGTCCGGATATGAGCtagttgtccggatttaaatccgggcaGGGTCcgatcataaaaaaatttggacAACCCGACCTTTTTAACTCCctaaaacttttaaaatccCACAACCTTGAGCCCATTTGTTTTTAAAGTCCCTTTCt is a window of Dioscorea cayenensis subsp. rotundata cultivar TDr96_F1 chromosome 5, TDr96_F1_v2_PseudoChromosome.rev07_lg8_w22 25.fasta, whole genome shotgun sequence DNA encoding:
- the LOC120260133 gene encoding ethylene-responsive transcription factor WIN1-like, giving the protein MQVQSKKFRGVRQRHWGSWVAEIRHPLMKRRVWLGTFETAEDAARAYDEAAVIMSGHNAKTNFPVSERSSRALSETLSEKLRRCCKAPAPSLTCLRLDTDKAHIGVWQKRAGSRAGSNWVLNAELGKKVVSSSAEKTTTSSQDHQEMDIALQMIEELLTVSYELPIFNQK
- the LOC120260132 gene encoding SPX domain-containing protein 1-like; this translates as MKFGKSLSAQIEETLPEWRDKFLSYKELKKRLKRITVGDQSRPVKRPKLGDENELAAIATEEEENFIKLLEAELEKFNGFFVEKEEEYIIRQKELQDIVARVAGKETKEELMKVRKEIVDLHGEMVLLENYSALNYTGLVKILKKYDKRTGALIRLPFIQKVLQQPFFTTDLIYKLVKECETMLEQLFPKNEPCVSGDVDGVVDTEKGSSSLGNGQVPELEEIEIMESMYMKSTVAALRVLKEIRRGSSTVSVFSLPPLQSSGLEKRWDSNIPMLEQIAK